A single window of Jiangella alkaliphila DNA harbors:
- a CDS encoding L,D-transpeptidase, with product MRLRPTLYRVALVLSAAVLLTSCSGSDDSGSGGDGATAQPEGPKAQRVPLRLDGVTDEVAFGEPLALTVPRGQIDSVEVAPEGGEPVEGAVGDDGSSWQSAAPLEPGAAYAVTVVASDRLGMEHTLTDSFAVAGVPDGNRLTLSMQPTDGAVVGVGAPITVRFDQEVTERENVEQALHVASNPQVEGSWHWVSAQEVHFRPQEYWPSGTQVRLDIDLNGVQAGDDLWGGRSYDLDFTVGKSQIATVDAATHTVTYNVDGTPAATWDTSLGAPEFATRNGTYIVLEKFETRQMTSCNANITCDPASSDYYDLEVPNSVRLTWSGTFVHSASWSEGSQGTENVSHGCINLSEANGATFFQLAQYGDIVTVANSTRGPEDLIDRGDPGMADWNLAWDQYVAGSATGASITTDAL from the coding sequence ATGCGCCTGCGTCCGACGCTCTACCGGGTTGCGCTCGTCCTGAGCGCGGCGGTGCTGCTGACCTCCTGCAGCGGCTCCGACGACTCCGGGTCCGGAGGCGACGGCGCCACCGCCCAGCCCGAGGGTCCCAAGGCGCAGCGGGTTCCGTTGCGCCTCGACGGCGTCACCGACGAGGTGGCGTTCGGCGAGCCGCTGGCGTTGACCGTCCCCCGCGGCCAGATCGACTCCGTCGAGGTCGCGCCCGAGGGCGGCGAACCGGTCGAGGGCGCGGTCGGCGACGACGGCAGTAGCTGGCAGAGCGCGGCGCCGCTCGAGCCCGGCGCCGCCTACGCCGTCACCGTCGTCGCGTCCGACCGGCTCGGCATGGAGCACACGCTCACCGACTCGTTCGCGGTCGCCGGCGTGCCCGATGGCAACCGGCTCACGCTGAGCATGCAGCCCACCGACGGCGCCGTCGTGGGCGTCGGCGCACCCATCACCGTCCGGTTCGACCAGGAGGTCACCGAGCGCGAGAACGTCGAGCAGGCCCTGCACGTCGCGTCGAACCCGCAGGTCGAGGGGTCGTGGCACTGGGTGAGCGCTCAGGAGGTGCATTTCCGGCCCCAGGAGTACTGGCCGTCGGGCACCCAGGTGCGGCTGGACATCGACCTCAACGGCGTCCAAGCCGGCGACGACCTCTGGGGCGGGCGCTCCTACGACCTCGACTTCACCGTCGGCAAGTCCCAGATCGCCACCGTCGACGCCGCCACCCACACCGTCACCTACAACGTCGACGGCACCCCCGCGGCCACCTGGGACACCAGCCTCGGCGCGCCCGAGTTCGCCACCCGCAACGGCACCTACATCGTGCTGGAGAAGTTCGAGACGCGGCAGATGACGTCGTGCAACGCGAACATCACCTGCGATCCCGCCAGCTCCGACTACTACGACCTCGAGGTGCCGAACTCCGTCCGCCTCACCTGGAGCGGGACGTTCGTCCACTCGGCGTCGTGGTCGGAAGGGTCGCAGGGCACGGAGAACGTGTCGCACGGGTGCATCAACCTCAGCGAGGCCAACGGCGCCACGTTCTTCCAGCTGGCCCAGTACGGCGACATCGTCACCGTCGCCAACTCCACCCGCGGCCCCGAGGACCTCATCGACCGCGGCGACCCCGGCATGGCCGACTGGAACCTCGCCTGGGACCAGTACGTCGCCGGCTCCGCCACCGGCGCGTCCATCACCACCGACGCCCTCTGA